A window from Halarchaeum grantii encodes these proteins:
- a CDS encoding pyridoxal phosphate-dependent aminotransferase: MSDFSRRVESIDISGIRKVFEAADEDAINLGLGQPDFPTPEHARRGAIDAIEAGKADGYTSNKGTRSLREAVAAKHARDNGLDVDPEDVIATSGGSEALHLAIEAHVDAGEEVLFPDPGFVSYDALTKLADGEPVGLPLRDDLTLDPATVEEHITEDTAAFVVNSPANPTGAVASPEDMREFARIAAEYDVLCISDEVYEHIVFEGEHRSPLEFDDAGNVVVVNACSKTYSMTGWRLGWVTGATERVERMLRVHQYAQACASAPAQYAAEAALTGPQDPVDEMVAAFEERRDVLLDGLEDMGLDVPTPRGAFYAMPKVPEGWVEEVLERGVVVVPGDAFGERGAGSARISYATSMENIEAALDAMRDATAATR, from the coding sequence ATGAGCGACTTCTCCCGACGCGTGGAGTCCATCGACATCAGCGGCATCCGGAAGGTGTTCGAGGCGGCGGACGAGGACGCGATCAATCTCGGCCTCGGCCAACCCGACTTCCCGACGCCCGAGCACGCCCGACGGGGCGCCATCGACGCCATCGAGGCGGGGAAGGCTGACGGCTACACGTCGAACAAGGGCACGCGGAGCCTTCGCGAGGCGGTCGCCGCGAAGCACGCGCGCGACAACGGCCTCGACGTCGATCCGGAAGATGTTATCGCGACCTCCGGCGGGAGCGAGGCGCTCCACCTCGCCATCGAGGCGCACGTCGACGCGGGCGAGGAAGTGCTCTTCCCCGACCCGGGCTTCGTCTCCTACGACGCGCTGACGAAGCTCGCGGACGGCGAGCCGGTGGGGCTGCCGCTGCGCGACGACCTGACGCTCGACCCGGCGACGGTCGAGGAGCACATCACGGAGGACACGGCGGCGTTCGTCGTGAACTCGCCCGCGAACCCGACGGGCGCGGTGGCTTCGCCCGAGGACATGCGCGAGTTCGCGCGCATCGCCGCCGAGTACGACGTGCTCTGCATCAGCGACGAGGTGTACGAGCACATCGTCTTCGAGGGCGAGCACCGCTCCCCGCTGGAGTTCGACGACGCGGGGAACGTCGTCGTCGTGAACGCCTGCTCGAAGACGTACTCGATGACCGGGTGGCGTCTCGGCTGGGTGACGGGGGCGACCGAGCGCGTCGAGCGGATGCTTCGCGTCCACCAGTACGCACAGGCGTGTGCTTCCGCGCCCGCGCAGTACGCCGCCGAAGCCGCGCTCACCGGCCCGCAGGACCCGGTCGACGAGATGGTGGCGGCGTTCGAGGAGCGCCGCGACGTCCTCCTCGACGGCCTCGAGGACATGGGGCTGGACGTGCCGACGCCGAGGGGCGCGTTCTACGCGATGCCGAAGGTCCCCGAGGGCTGGGTCGAGGAAGTGCTCGAACGCGGCGTCGTCGTCGTCCCCGGTGACGCGTTCGGCGAGCGCGGTGCGGGCTCCGCGCGCATCTCGTACGCGACGAGCATGGAGAACATCGAGGCGGCGCTCGACGCGATGCGCGACGCGACGGCCGCGACGCGCTAG
- a CDS encoding NUDIX hydrolase, giving the protein MTEGRRVVEKAYAYVTRSDGAELLVFEPPDGEGPQVPKGGIEAGEDPAHAVVRELREETGLADAELLDAVATDEWRHPSKPKTYRRHFFHVAVTDAPDEWTHEVTGGGEDDGLRYACHWTRVEEAADALVREQGAHLDALGDAAHEAQNAGKTRSS; this is encoded by the coding sequence ATGACTGAGGGGAGACGCGTCGTCGAGAAGGCGTACGCGTACGTGACCCGATCCGATGGCGCGGAGCTGCTGGTCTTCGAGCCGCCGGACGGCGAGGGGCCGCAGGTGCCGAAGGGCGGCATCGAGGCCGGCGAGGACCCCGCCCACGCCGTCGTGCGCGAGCTGCGCGAGGAAACGGGGCTCGCCGACGCCGAACTCCTCGACGCCGTCGCCACCGACGAGTGGCGACATCCCTCGAAGCCGAAGACGTATCGCCGCCACTTCTTCCACGTCGCGGTCACGGACGCCCCCGACGAGTGGACCCACGAGGTGACGGGCGGCGGCGAGGACGACGGCCTCCGCTACGCCTGCCACTGGACGCGCGTCGAGGAGGCCGCGGACGCGCTCGTCCGCGAGCAGGGCGCCCACCTCGACGCGCTCGGCGACGCGGCCCACGAGGCTCAGAACGCCGGCAAGACGCGCTCCTCGTAG
- a CDS encoding TIGR03557 family F420-dependent LLM class oxidoreductase: MTEFGYALSSEEHGGSDLAALAAEAERRGFDFAPISDHYHPWIRQQGEAPYVWSSLGAISETTDDLEVGTGVTAPINRQHPVTLAQATATTASMLDGRFFFGVGTGERLNEHVTGERWPPHHERLAMLEEAVGVIRELWRGEMVSHDGEHFTVENAQLFTLPADDPPIYVSAYGDRTAGKAAEIGDGLVCVGPQERVVETYRDAGGDGPTYGQLAVCYAETEEDAVETAYEWWPTGDLPGGVSSELPTPAHFEHACEDVTRADIRDGHTLTDPDPAAHVAALEEFVDAGYDHVYVHNVGPNQEAFFDFYEERVLPAF, from the coding sequence ATGACGGAGTTCGGCTACGCGCTGTCGAGCGAGGAGCACGGCGGGAGCGACCTCGCTGCGCTCGCCGCCGAGGCCGAGCGGCGGGGATTCGACTTCGCGCCGATCTCGGACCACTACCACCCGTGGATCCGCCAGCAGGGCGAGGCGCCGTACGTGTGGAGCAGTCTCGGCGCCATCTCCGAGACCACCGACGACCTCGAGGTGGGGACGGGCGTCACGGCGCCGATCAACCGCCAGCATCCGGTGACCCTCGCGCAGGCGACGGCGACCACGGCGTCGATGCTCGACGGCCGGTTCTTCTTCGGCGTCGGCACCGGCGAGCGCCTGAACGAGCACGTCACCGGCGAGCGCTGGCCGCCCCACCACGAGCGCCTCGCGATGCTCGAGGAAGCCGTCGGTGTGATCCGCGAGCTCTGGCGCGGGGAGATGGTGAGTCACGACGGCGAGCACTTCACGGTGGAGAACGCCCAGCTGTTCACGCTCCCGGCGGATGACCCGCCGATATACGTCTCCGCGTACGGCGACCGCACCGCTGGGAAGGCCGCCGAGATCGGCGACGGCCTCGTCTGTGTCGGCCCGCAGGAGCGCGTCGTCGAGACCTATCGCGACGCGGGCGGCGACGGGCCGACGTACGGCCAGCTCGCGGTCTGCTACGCGGAGACGGAGGAAGACGCCGTCGAGACCGCCTACGAGTGGTGGCCGACGGGCGACCTCCCCGGTGGGGTGAGCTCGGAGCTTCCGACGCCCGCGCACTTCGAGCACGCCTGCGAGGACGTGACGCGCGCGGATATCCGGGACGGGCACACGCTCACTGACCCCGACCCGGCGGCGCACGTCGCCGCCCTCGAGGAGTTCGTGGACGCGGGCTACGACCACGTCTACGTCCACAACGTCGGGCCGAATCAGGAGGCTTTCTTCGACTTCTACGAGGAGCGCGTCTTGCCGGCGTTCTGA
- a CDS encoding competence/damage-inducible protein A encodes MDVTLLTVGDELLAGDTENTNATWLARQLSARGASVRRVLVVPDEHETIADYVREWRDAYDAVLVTGGLGGTHDDVTMDAVADATDRELHVPEASREAVERAAAAYRDANPEEAERFDLDLDVEAWAAVPEDARVLPNDPGLSPGTKVPTEGDAGAVYVFPGVPDEVHAMFDRVAEDFGGSVVSETIYTGAPEGALGPALDAVRGAFDVAVGSYPSGEGPNRLKVTGEDEAEVAAALADLEDRVADLTD; translated from the coding sequence ATGGACGTCACACTCCTCACCGTCGGCGACGAGTTACTCGCCGGCGACACCGAGAACACGAACGCGACGTGGCTCGCCCGCCAGCTCTCCGCGCGCGGCGCGTCCGTCCGCCGCGTGCTCGTCGTGCCGGACGAGCACGAGACGATCGCCGACTACGTCCGGGAGTGGCGCGACGCCTACGACGCCGTCCTCGTCACCGGCGGCCTCGGTGGAACGCACGACGACGTGACGATGGACGCCGTCGCGGACGCGACCGACCGCGAGCTCCACGTGCCCGAGGCGTCGCGCGAGGCAGTCGAGCGCGCCGCCGCTGCCTACCGGGACGCGAACCCCGAGGAGGCCGAGCGCTTCGACCTCGACCTGGACGTGGAGGCGTGGGCGGCCGTCCCCGAGGACGCTCGCGTCCTCCCGAACGACCCCGGGCTCTCGCCCGGCACGAAGGTCCCCACCGAGGGCGACGCGGGCGCCGTCTACGTCTTCCCGGGCGTCCCCGACGAGGTGCACGCGATGTTCGACCGCGTCGCCGAGGACTTCGGCGGGAGCGTCGTCTCGGAGACGATATACACGGGCGCGCCCGAGGGCGCGCTCGGGCCGGCACTCGACGCCGTTCGGGGCGCGTTCGACGTCGCCGTCGGGAGCTACCCCTCCGGTGAGGGGCCGAACCGCCTGAAGGTCACGGGGGAGGACGAGGCCGAGGTCGCGGCGGCGCTCGCCGACCTCGAAGACCGCGTCGCCGACCTGACGGACTGA
- a CDS encoding redox-regulated ATPase YchF: MLSLALAGKPNAGKSTFYTAATMAEVQMANYPFTTIDANRGVTHVRTTCPCVDREERCGNENCHDGKRYVPVELLDVAGLVPGAHEGRGLGNQFLDELTNADAILNVVDASGGTGPEGEPVEVGAHDPMEDIDFVEEEMDLWLAGIVNRNWESVERKSRSPGFDMEEALTDLLTGFGASEYEVMATLREIDYPDDPIQWTDADREALARDLRARTKPIVVVANKIDVAPAENIERLMALDKPVIPATAQGELALRRGAEAGAIDYDPGDESFAVVGDLPDEQAALLSALRETMTEYGGTGVQRALDHAVYDLLDRITAYPVQDASKWTDGTGTVLPDAFLLPRDSTPPDLAYAVHSDIGDGYLHAVNARTSREVGEDYELEEGDVIKIVSTAK; encoded by the coding sequence ATGCTCTCTCTGGCGCTCGCGGGGAAGCCGAACGCCGGCAAGTCCACCTTCTACACGGCGGCGACGATGGCGGAGGTCCAGATGGCGAACTACCCGTTCACGACCATCGACGCGAACCGGGGCGTCACGCACGTCCGCACGACGTGTCCCTGCGTGGACCGCGAGGAGCGCTGTGGGAACGAGAACTGCCACGACGGGAAGCGCTACGTCCCCGTCGAGCTGCTCGACGTCGCGGGCCTCGTCCCGGGCGCCCACGAGGGGCGCGGCCTCGGCAACCAGTTCCTCGACGAGCTGACGAACGCGGACGCCATCCTGAACGTCGTGGACGCCTCCGGAGGGACGGGCCCGGAGGGCGAACCCGTCGAGGTGGGAGCGCACGACCCGATGGAGGACATCGACTTCGTGGAGGAGGAGATGGACCTCTGGCTCGCGGGGATCGTGAACCGGAACTGGGAGTCCGTCGAGCGCAAGTCCCGAAGCCCCGGCTTCGACATGGAGGAGGCGCTCACCGACCTCCTGACGGGGTTCGGCGCGAGCGAGTACGAGGTGATGGCGACCCTCCGGGAGATAGACTACCCCGACGACCCCATCCAGTGGACGGACGCCGATCGGGAGGCGCTCGCGCGGGACCTCCGCGCGCGGACGAAACCCATCGTCGTCGTCGCGAACAAGATCGACGTCGCGCCGGCGGAGAACATAGAGCGCCTCATGGCCCTCGACAAGCCCGTGATCCCGGCGACCGCACAGGGCGAGCTCGCGCTGCGGCGGGGCGCGGAGGCGGGCGCCATCGACTACGACCCGGGCGACGAGTCCTTCGCGGTCGTCGGTGACCTCCCCGACGAGCAGGCGGCGTTGCTCTCGGCGCTCCGCGAGACGATGACCGAGTACGGCGGGACGGGCGTCCAGCGCGCGCTCGACCACGCGGTCTACGACCTGCTCGACCGGATAACCGCCTATCCGGTACAGGACGCCTCGAAGTGGACGGACGGGACGGGGACCGTCCTCCCGGACGCCTTCCTCCTCCCCCGTGACTCGACGCCGCCCGACCTCGCGTACGCCGTCCACTCGGACATCGGCGACGGCTACCTCCACGCGGTGAACGCCCGCACCTCCCGGGAGGTCGGCGAGGACTACGAACTCGAAGAGGGCGACGTCATCAAGATCGTGAGCACGGCGAAATAG
- a CDS encoding VOC family protein: MSDGDATPSAHHYGITVADLEDSLAFYRDTLGLDVLSEFEVSGEAFAEGVGVENASAEFAHLDAGGARVELVSYTPEGADARGGMVNDAGAKHLGLSVPDLDAFHDALPEDVETLADGPRTTESGTTILFVRDPDDNLVEIVEA, from the coding sequence ATGAGCGACGGCGACGCGACACCGAGCGCGCACCACTACGGAATCACGGTCGCGGACCTCGAGGACTCGCTCGCGTTCTACCGCGACACGCTGGGCCTCGACGTCCTGAGTGAGTTCGAAGTCTCGGGCGAGGCGTTCGCCGAGGGCGTCGGCGTCGAGAACGCCAGCGCCGAGTTCGCGCACCTCGACGCCGGCGGCGCGCGCGTCGAACTCGTCTCCTACACGCCCGAGGGCGCGGACGCTCGGGGCGGGATGGTGAACGACGCGGGCGCGAAGCACCTCGGCCTCTCCGTGCCGGACCTCGATGCGTTCCACGACGCGCTTCCCGAGGACGTCGAGACGCTCGCGGACGGCCCGCGCACGACCGAGAGCGGGACGACCATCCTCTTCGTGCGCGACCCGGACGACAACCTCGTGGAGATCGTGGAGGCCTGA
- a CDS encoding polymer-forming cytoskeletal protein, which produces MPMGRFRTAVLGSDPLDRLRIPDGTTVEEHDVVNDGDVLVGGQSTVELGVRAQNLVAGERARFGGDIEAEGDCRLDMWCDVEGNVLAGGDAYLGERVHVGGRLVVGGDLDIGDDVDIEEGFEANGWIVIRNPMPTVVFFMAYLAQLLRLGEEAEAQELIDDLTAETEADPITIPRGARVSDDAWRVSTPAEVGAECRLHGNVRATDIEVGRESNLFGSLRAQGDVVVGEETKVHGDVTTRGGDVYIREGALVLGDVSGQNVVIHPDADVDGGIRARGEMTLDRDPTRDPE; this is translated from the coding sequence ATGCCGATGGGGCGGTTCCGTACGGCCGTGCTCGGTTCGGACCCCCTCGACCGGTTGCGGATCCCCGACGGAACGACCGTCGAAGAACACGACGTCGTGAACGACGGCGACGTCCTCGTCGGCGGGCAGAGCACGGTCGAACTCGGGGTCCGCGCGCAGAACCTCGTGGCGGGCGAGCGCGCGCGCTTCGGCGGCGACATCGAGGCGGAGGGCGACTGCCGCCTCGATATGTGGTGCGACGTCGAGGGGAACGTCCTCGCGGGCGGCGACGCCTACCTCGGCGAGCGCGTGCACGTCGGGGGCCGCCTCGTCGTCGGAGGCGACCTCGACATCGGCGACGACGTCGACATCGAGGAGGGCTTCGAGGCGAACGGCTGGATCGTCATCCGGAACCCGATGCCGACGGTGGTCTTCTTCATGGCGTACCTCGCCCAGCTCCTCCGACTCGGCGAGGAAGCCGAAGCCCAGGAGCTCATCGACGACCTGACGGCGGAGACGGAGGCCGACCCGATAACGATTCCGCGCGGGGCGCGCGTCAGCGACGACGCGTGGCGGGTATCGACGCCGGCGGAGGTCGGCGCGGAGTGTCGCCTCCACGGCAACGTCCGCGCGACGGACATCGAGGTGGGCCGCGAGTCGAACCTCTTCGGCAGCCTGCGCGCGCAGGGCGACGTCGTCGTCGGCGAGGAGACGAAGGTCCACGGGGACGTGACGACGCGCGGCGGCGACGTCTACATCCGCGAGGGCGCGCTCGTCCTCGGCGACGTCTCCGGCCAGAACGTCGTCATCCACCCGGACGCGGACGTGGACGGCGGCATCCGGGCGCGCGGCGAGATGACGCTCGACCGGGACCCGACGCGGGACCCCGAGTAG
- a CDS encoding DUF5800 family protein, whose protein sequence is MTTLSFSEDGVDVVYEGTEFRLERDLVEDATQKNYFDVTDHEVLRIVEDDPQISGEARQISDIVDR, encoded by the coding sequence ATGACCACGCTCTCCTTCAGCGAGGACGGCGTCGACGTCGTCTACGAGGGCACGGAGTTCCGCCTCGAACGCGACCTCGTCGAGGACGCCACGCAGAAGAACTACTTCGACGTCACCGACCACGAAGTCCTCAGGATAGTCGAGGACGACCCCCAAATCAGCGGCGAAGCCCGCCAGATCAGCGACATCGTCGACCGCTGA
- the pan1 gene encoding proteasome-activating nucleotidase Pan1 — protein sequence MTDTVDDVELPYEEGAPQQEKIEALRERLDVLEEQNEEMRDKLLDANAENNKYQQKLERLTHENKKLKQSPLFVATVQELNDRGAIIKQHGNNQEALTEVTEELREDLEPGARVAVNNSLSIVKRLSDEADVRAQVMQVETSPDVGYEDIGGLEEQLREVRETVELPMEDPELFDTVGINPPSGVLLHGPPGTGKTMMAKAVAAQTDATFIKMAGSELVHKFIGEGAKLVRDLFQVARDHEPAVVFIDEIDAIASKRTDSKTSGDAEVQRTMMQLLSEMDGFDERGDIRIIAATNRFDMLDRAILRPGRFDRLIEVPKPDEVGRAKIFAIHARDMNVADDVDFDVLARESEELSGADVKAVTTEAGMYAIRDDRTEVRMSDFRSAMEKLDHDDEPDISQTFA from the coding sequence ATGACTGACACCGTCGACGACGTCGAGCTCCCGTACGAGGAGGGGGCGCCTCAGCAGGAGAAGATCGAGGCTCTTCGGGAGCGCCTCGACGTCCTCGAGGAGCAGAACGAGGAGATGCGGGACAAGCTCCTCGACGCGAACGCCGAGAACAACAAGTACCAGCAGAAGCTCGAGCGACTCACCCACGAGAACAAGAAGCTCAAGCAGTCCCCGCTGTTCGTCGCCACGGTCCAGGAGCTCAACGACCGGGGCGCCATCATCAAACAGCACGGGAACAATCAGGAGGCGCTCACCGAGGTCACCGAGGAGCTCCGCGAGGACCTCGAGCCCGGCGCGCGCGTCGCCGTCAACAACTCCCTCTCCATCGTGAAGCGCCTCTCCGACGAGGCGGACGTCCGCGCGCAGGTCATGCAGGTCGAGACGTCCCCCGACGTCGGCTACGAGGACATCGGTGGCCTCGAGGAGCAGCTTCGGGAAGTTCGGGAGACCGTCGAGCTCCCGATGGAGGACCCCGAGCTCTTCGATACGGTCGGCATCAACCCGCCGAGCGGCGTGCTCCTGCACGGGCCGCCGGGGACGGGGAAGACGATGATGGCGAAGGCCGTCGCCGCCCAGACCGACGCGACGTTCATCAAGATGGCCGGCTCCGAGCTCGTCCACAAGTTCATCGGCGAGGGCGCGAAGCTCGTTCGGGACCTCTTCCAGGTCGCGCGCGACCACGAGCCCGCCGTCGTCTTCATCGACGAGATCGACGCCATCGCCTCCAAGCGCACGGACTCGAAGACGTCGGGTGACGCGGAGGTCCAGCGCACGATGATGCAGCTCCTCTCCGAGATGGACGGCTTCGACGAGCGCGGAGACATCCGCATCATCGCCGCCACCAACCGCTTCGACATGCTCGATCGGGCCATCCTGCGTCCGGGCCGCTTCGACCGCCTCATCGAGGTCCCCAAGCCCGACGAGGTCGGTCGCGCGAAGATCTTCGCCATCCACGCGCGCGACATGAACGTCGCGGACGACGTGGACTTCGACGTTCTCGCCCGCGAGAGCGAGGAGCTCTCCGGCGCGGACGTGAAGGCCGTCACCACGGAGGCCGGCATGTACGCCATCCGCGACGACCGCACCGAAGTCCGGATGTCGGACTTCCGGAGCGCGATGGAGAAGCTCGACCACGACGACGAGCCCGACATCTCGCAGACGTTCGCGTAA
- a CDS encoding MarR family transcriptional regulator, whose translation MSAIQAADEETLERVRDLPPSAKLVAKVLEYNDTLTQSELAEETLLPPRTVRYALNRLEEEDVVESRFSFTDARKRLYTLSLDA comes from the coding sequence ATGAGCGCGATACAGGCCGCGGACGAGGAGACGCTCGAGCGGGTTCGGGACCTCCCGCCGAGCGCGAAGCTGGTGGCGAAGGTGCTGGAGTACAACGACACGCTCACGCAGAGCGAGCTCGCCGAGGAGACGCTGCTGCCGCCGCGTACCGTCCGCTACGCGCTGAATCGCCTCGAAGAGGAGGACGTCGTCGAGTCCCGGTTCTCCTTCACCGACGCCCGCAAGCGCCTCTACACGCTCTCCCTCGACGCCTGA
- a CDS encoding metallophosphoesterase family protein encodes MTKVIHTGDTHLGYRQYHSPVRRQDFLDAFRRVVEDAIADDVDAVVHAGDLYHDRTPGLEDLMGTIDVLRPLAEADIPFLAVVGNHEGTRHAQWLDLFETLGLAERLDSEGRRVGDTVFYGMDHVPKSKRDDLDYEFAARDAAHTALVSHGLFAPFPHGDWDLEEVLEEATVAFDAVLLGDDHTADTVRVDGTWATYCGSTERASASERDPRGYNVVEFADDERSEAASDDRSGNETRREAPRTTSGGAASDESGERAEKGDAGETGAGVHVRRRGIDTREFVFVDLELAEGEDGERVRQRLREESLEDAVVIVTIEGDGGEVTPADVERFGDEQGALVTRVNDRREVSVEADYEVSFADPDEAVRERVRDLGLSEAARGIDDTVRQGDVADSNVRDAVAERVRDLVDAGDLAAFEAADDGRDGESRTEPADDRETEGAADAREDEPTTTTVEDYL; translated from the coding sequence ATGACGAAGGTCATCCACACGGGGGACACCCACCTCGGGTACCGCCAGTACCACTCCCCCGTCCGCCGGCAGGATTTCCTCGACGCCTTCCGGCGGGTCGTCGAGGACGCCATCGCGGACGACGTCGACGCCGTCGTCCACGCCGGTGACCTCTACCACGACCGCACGCCCGGCCTCGAGGACCTCATGGGGACCATCGACGTCCTCCGACCGCTCGCCGAGGCCGACATCCCCTTCCTCGCCGTCGTCGGCAACCACGAGGGCACCCGCCACGCCCAGTGGCTCGACCTCTTCGAGACGCTCGGCCTCGCCGAACGCCTCGATAGCGAGGGCCGCCGCGTCGGCGACACCGTCTTTTACGGGATGGACCACGTCCCGAAGTCCAAGCGCGACGACCTCGACTACGAGTTCGCCGCCCGCGACGCCGCGCACACCGCGCTCGTCTCGCACGGCCTCTTCGCGCCGTTCCCCCACGGCGACTGGGACTTGGAGGAGGTCCTCGAGGAGGCGACCGTCGCGTTCGACGCCGTCCTCCTCGGCGACGACCACACCGCCGACACCGTCCGGGTGGACGGCACGTGGGCGACCTACTGCGGGTCCACCGAGCGCGCGAGCGCGAGCGAACGCGACCCGCGCGGCTACAACGTCGTCGAGTTTGCAGACGACGAGCGCAGCGAGGCGGCGTCGGACGACCGATCGGGGAACGAAACGCGGCGCGAAGCGCCGCGAACGACGAGCGGCGGAGCCGCGAGCGATGAGAGCGGGGAGCGCGCCGAGAAGGGCGACGCCGGCGAGACGGGCGCGGGCGTCCACGTCCGGCGACGCGGCATCGACACCCGCGAGTTCGTCTTCGTCGACCTCGAGCTCGCCGAGGGCGAGGACGGCGAGCGCGTCCGGCAGCGCCTCCGCGAGGAGTCCCTCGAGGACGCCGTCGTCATCGTCACCATCGAGGGCGACGGCGGCGAGGTGACGCCGGCGGACGTCGAGCGCTTCGGCGACGAGCAGGGCGCGCTCGTCACGCGCGTGAACGACCGCCGCGAGGTGTCCGTCGAGGCAGACTACGAGGTGTCGTTCGCCGACCCTGACGAGGCCGTCCGCGAGCGCGTCCGGGACCTCGGGTTGAGCGAGGCCGCGCGCGGCATCGACGACACCGTCCGGCAGGGCGACGTCGCGGACTCGAACGTCCGGGACGCCGTCGCCGAGCGCGTCCGTGACCTCGTCGACGCGGGCGACCTCGCGGCCTTCGAGGCGGCCGACGACGGCCGCGACGGCGAATCCAGGACCGAGCCCGCGGACGACCGCGAGACCGAGGGCGCGGCCGACGCGCGCGAGGACGAACCGACGACCACCACCGTGGAGGACTACCTGTGA